A part of Nitrospira sp. genomic DNA contains:
- a CDS encoding alpha-E domain-containing protein codes for MLSRVASSIYWLNRYIERAENYARFIEVNVNLTLDLPRGTTEQWEPLVATTGDHESFTSRYGKATKENVTQFLSADVANPNSILSCLLAARENARSVREVISSDMWEQVNRFYLMVRDAVSQGLSSRNLHTFLADVKANSHLFLGITDATMSHGEGWHFARLGRLLERADKTSRILDVKYFMLLPTVTEVGTPFDIIQWSALLKSASALEMYYTRFGRISPDDVTAFLILDSTFPRAIRYCLIKSEDSLHAISGSEHGSYQNQAEKRLGRLRAELDFGDLEDCVTGGLHEFLDQFQAQLNRVGEAISETFFAPRPIHSIITGAETQ; via the coding sequence ATGCTGAGCCGAGTCGCCAGTTCCATTTATTGGTTGAACCGCTACATCGAACGGGCGGAAAACTATGCCCGATTCATCGAGGTGAACGTAAACCTCACCCTCGACCTTCCCAGGGGCACCACAGAGCAGTGGGAGCCCTTGGTGGCCACCACAGGCGATCATGAGAGTTTTACCAGTCGCTATGGGAAAGCAACAAAAGAAAACGTCACGCAGTTTCTGTCAGCGGATGTGGCAAACCCCAACTCGATTCTGTCCTGTCTGTTGGCTGCACGTGAAAATGCCCGGTCGGTCCGAGAAGTCATTTCCAGCGATATGTGGGAGCAAGTCAATCGCTTTTATCTCATGGTGAGAGACGCTGTTTCTCAAGGCTTGTCCAGTCGAAATCTCCACACGTTTTTGGCAGACGTGAAAGCAAACAGCCACCTCTTTCTCGGCATTACCGATGCCACCATGTCGCACGGAGAAGGCTGGCATTTTGCCAGGCTCGGTCGTCTGCTGGAGCGAGCGGACAAGACCTCCCGCATTCTCGACGTCAAATACTTCATGTTGCTCCCGACCGTCACCGAAGTCGGCACGCCGTTCGATATCATCCAGTGGTCCGCCTTGTTAAAATCCGCCAGCGCTCTGGAGATGTATTACACACGTTTTGGCCGCATCTCGCCGGACGATGTCACCGCGTTCCTGATTCTTGACTCCACGTTTCCGCGAGCGATCCGGTACTGCCTCATTAAGAGCGAAGATTCGCTCCATGCCATCTCCGGGTCTGAACACGGATCCTATCAGAACCAAGCCGAGAAGCGGCTGGGGCGGTTGCGTGCCGAGTTGGACTTTGGCGATCTTGAGGATTGCGTGACCGGCGGACTGCACGAATTCTTGGATCAGTTTCAAGCGCAGCTCAATCGCGTGGGCGAGGCCATTTCTGAGACCTTCTTTGCCCCGCGTCCTATCCACAGCATAATCACCGGAGCGGAGACACAATGA
- a CDS encoding circularly permuted type 2 ATP-grasp protein produces MKFSEYDPGEFYDELYEGKGQPRPGSTLLLRKFASLPEGELKKRQEAAERVILNMGMTFGIHGGDDGHEQIFPFDIVPRVVVASDWERIESGLRQRMRALNLFIDDVYHDQTILKNGVIPSELIFSGKGFLLPCMGLNPPRGIWCHVAGIDLVRISDGQYYVLEDNTRCPSGVAYVLEARQVMKRTFPELFEAYRVRPVDGYPSQLLETLRSLSDLPDPTVVILTPGIFNSAYYEHSLLAHKMGVELVEANDLAVVDGSVHMRTTKGSQRVDVIYRRINDDYLDPLAFRHDSILGVPGLMEAYKRGRVALANAPGTGVSDDKAIYAYLPKIINYYLAEEPILPNVPTYLCSDRQDRTYVLEHLDQLVVKATNEAGGYGMMIGPHASKQEREDCARRIEADPRNYIAQPTLALSRVPTLVEDHLEGRHVDLRPYVLYGRDVYVLPGGMTRVALRKGSLVVNSSQGGGNKDTWVLS; encoded by the coding sequence ATGAAATTTTCAGAGTACGATCCAGGCGAGTTCTACGACGAGCTGTACGAGGGCAAAGGGCAACCACGACCCGGAAGTACGCTGTTGCTGCGAAAGTTTGCCTCGCTGCCGGAAGGAGAACTCAAAAAGCGCCAGGAAGCGGCAGAACGGGTCATTCTCAACATGGGCATGACCTTCGGCATCCATGGGGGCGATGACGGCCATGAACAGATCTTTCCCTTCGACATCGTGCCGCGGGTTGTCGTGGCATCTGATTGGGAACGCATCGAATCCGGGCTTCGCCAGCGCATGCGCGCGTTGAACTTGTTTATCGACGATGTGTACCACGATCAAACGATCCTCAAGAACGGGGTGATCCCCAGCGAACTGATTTTTTCCGGCAAAGGTTTCTTGCTCCCCTGCATGGGTCTCAACCCACCGCGAGGCATCTGGTGCCACGTGGCCGGGATTGACTTGGTCAGAATCAGCGATGGACAGTACTATGTCCTTGAAGACAATACCCGTTGCCCGTCAGGAGTTGCCTATGTGCTGGAAGCCCGACAGGTCATGAAACGGACGTTTCCCGAACTGTTCGAGGCCTATCGCGTGCGGCCGGTTGATGGGTATCCGAGCCAACTCTTGGAAACCCTTCGGTCCCTTTCGGACCTTCCCGATCCGACCGTCGTCATTCTCACACCGGGCATCTTCAATTCTGCCTATTATGAACATTCCCTGCTCGCCCACAAAATGGGTGTGGAATTGGTCGAGGCCAACGATCTGGCGGTCGTGGATGGGTCAGTTCATATGCGCACCACCAAGGGATCGCAACGCGTGGATGTGATCTACCGGCGAATCAATGACGACTATTTGGACCCACTGGCGTTTCGTCACGATTCCATACTGGGAGTGCCTGGTCTCATGGAAGCTTATAAGAGAGGCAGGGTGGCGCTCGCCAATGCGCCCGGCACCGGTGTATCCGACGACAAAGCTATTTATGCGTACCTCCCGAAGATCATCAATTACTACTTGGCGGAGGAACCGATTCTCCCGAACGTGCCCACCTATCTCTGTTCCGACAGACAGGATCGGACCTATGTCTTGGAGCATTTGGATCAGCTGGTCGTGAAAGCCACCAATGAAGCCGGTGGGTACGGAATGATGATTGGGCCCCATGCCTCAAAGCAGGAGCGTGAGGACTGTGCCCGCCGCATCGAGGCAGATCCACGCAACTATATCGCCCAGCCAACCTTGGCACTCTCGCGGGTGCCCACCTTGGTGGAGGATCACCTAGAAGGACGTCACGTTGACCTTCGGCCATACGTCTTGTACGGCCGTGATGTCTACGTCTTGCCGGGAGGCATGACACGCGTGGCATTGCGGAAAGGGTCTCTCGTAGTGAATTCCTCTCAAGGCGGAGGCAATAAGGACACATGGGTCCTTTCATGA
- a CDS encoding RluA family pseudouridine synthase: MITEFIITSGEQPKRLDLFLVNRERDMSRSALQRLIELGRIRINDQVVKPSHKIKPGDRITMDVPKPEPLSMKGEAIPLEVLFEDDSLLVLNKPSGIVVHPAPGHWTGTLVNALLHHFQTSGGTMSAIGGKERPGLVHRLDKETSGVMVIAKTDTAHRALAAQFKLHTITRVYEALVWGVPKKGRGMIELAIGRDVKDRKTFSARTTSPKESVTDYVVDRRYGKVAAHVLLYPRTGRTHQLRVHLTSLGHPLLGDHTYGGRKVCTIADVEVPRVMLHARTLGFTHPVTGKVEDFTKSVPDDMETVMSALEQLSIPGEKKPREPLADPYVAEDAC, translated from the coding sequence ATGATTACAGAATTTATCATCACGTCCGGAGAGCAGCCCAAACGGTTGGACCTCTTCCTTGTCAATCGAGAACGAGACATGTCGCGGTCAGCGTTGCAGCGTCTGATCGAGCTGGGGCGTATTCGCATCAACGATCAGGTCGTGAAACCGAGTCACAAGATCAAACCCGGTGATCGCATCACGATGGATGTGCCAAAGCCTGAGCCGCTTTCAATGAAGGGGGAGGCGATCCCATTGGAGGTCCTGTTCGAAGACGACTCCCTTCTCGTGTTGAATAAGCCGTCCGGCATTGTGGTGCATCCTGCCCCAGGGCATTGGACCGGAACGCTGGTCAACGCGTTGCTGCATCATTTTCAAACATCGGGCGGAACGATGTCGGCCATCGGAGGGAAAGAGCGCCCCGGCCTTGTTCATCGACTAGACAAAGAAACGTCCGGCGTTATGGTGATTGCCAAAACTGATACGGCGCATCGGGCGCTCGCCGCGCAATTCAAGCTCCATACCATCACCCGCGTCTATGAGGCGTTGGTCTGGGGCGTGCCTAAGAAAGGTCGAGGAATGATCGAACTCGCGATTGGTCGAGACGTCAAAGACCGGAAGACCTTTTCAGCGAGAACGACCAGTCCCAAGGAATCTGTGACCGACTATGTGGTCGACCGGCGGTATGGCAAAGTAGCGGCCCATGTATTACTGTACCCGCGAACGGGGCGAACGCACCAGCTTCGGGTTCACCTCACGTCATTGGGTCATCCCCTTCTGGGGGATCACACGTACGGCGGGAGAAAGGTCTGCACGATCGCCGATGTGGAGGTTCCTCGGGTGATGCTCCATGCCAGAACTCTCGGCTTTACCCATCCGGTGACGGGCAAGGTGGAAGACTTCACGAAGTCGGTGCCTGACGATATGGAGACGGTGATGTCTGCGCTTGAACAGCTCAGCATCCCTGGGGAGAAGAAACCGCGTGAGCCACTCGCCGATCCCTACGTTGCAGAGGATGCATGTTGA
- a CDS encoding GNAT family N-acetyltransferase: MPPTLKSAVTYSHHEPPDASQLLGLFHQAPWAKGRSLEDAKEMLLHTDLTLCAWDGERLIGFGRVLTDFIYRATIWDVIVDRAYQGHGVGTEIVQRILKHPRLERVELVWLCTRRPGFYEKLGFSSKEQIGLVWSRSKQGRLE, from the coding sequence ATGCCTCCAACCCTCAAGTCCGCTGTCACCTATTCCCATCACGAGCCCCCTGACGCGTCTCAGCTCCTTGGGCTATTCCACCAAGCCCCCTGGGCCAAGGGCCGATCTCTCGAAGACGCGAAGGAGATGCTCCTCCATACGGATCTGACACTCTGTGCATGGGATGGAGAGCGTCTTATCGGGTTCGGTCGAGTCCTCACCGACTTTATCTATCGCGCGACGATCTGGGATGTGATCGTTGACAGGGCGTATCAGGGACACGGCGTGGGGACTGAGATTGTTCAGCGCATCCTCAAGCATCCACGGCTCGAGCGGGTGGAGCTCGTGTGGCTGTGTACCAGACGACCTGGCTTTTATGAGAAACTAGGCTTCAGCTCAAAAGAACAGATAGGTCTGGTGTGGAGTCGAAGCAAACAGGGTCGGCTTGAATAG
- a CDS encoding porin family protein, whose amino-acid sequence MQKVRQYFATAVVSLTLLTGTAHATDLAWVHEGMAEEGKITGGFRVGPSFTTQSSGVSTVGPLVNFQGMYGLNKWFRVGMMVEWERHGVDAGSGAVNTVSILPLNLEYRPGHFGPFVPYVTTGIGVNINTRDVSDTVAWRVGGGIDYALSNLMAGAPKGLMLNMETAWKRNSPGGSDASTIGLLFGVRHTF is encoded by the coding sequence ATGCAGAAAGTTCGACAGTATTTCGCTACGGCAGTTGTCAGCCTTACCTTGTTGACCGGTACCGCACATGCCACCGATTTGGCTTGGGTTCATGAGGGAATGGCTGAAGAGGGGAAAATTACCGGCGGGTTTCGGGTGGGACCGAGTTTCACGACTCAAAGTTCCGGCGTGTCGACTGTTGGGCCACTGGTCAATTTCCAAGGCATGTACGGGCTCAATAAGTGGTTTCGAGTCGGCATGATGGTGGAGTGGGAGCGGCACGGGGTTGATGCAGGAAGTGGCGCGGTGAATACCGTTTCCATACTTCCGCTTAATCTCGAGTATCGTCCTGGTCATTTTGGTCCGTTCGTGCCGTATGTCACGACTGGTATCGGTGTGAATATCAATACGCGTGATGTCTCGGATACGGTTGCATGGCGGGTCGGTGGCGGCATTGACTATGCCTTGAGCAACTTAATGGCAGGTGCACCAAAAGGCCTCATGCTGAATATGGAAACGGCGTGGAAGCGAAATTCTCCCGGCGGGAGCGATGCCTCCACCATAGGACTCCTCTTCGGCGTACGCCATACGTTCTAA
- a CDS encoding metal ABC transporter permease: protein MLDLLAYDFMQRSLLAAAMVGGLCSVIGVFVVLRGLAFVGAGTSHAAFAGVTLGYLMGWPPLLLAIVFGLATVWITGWVEERGRMKLDVSIGILYTTTMALGILFIGLMKSYNAEVYGYLFGSVLSVTPEELSVIGALTVLVLGLLLLFSKELYFIAFDQEMAEASGVPARQIFFLLLTLVALTVVVSLKTVGAILVFAMILIPASTAYQLTHSLATLTLYSATIGIFTSIAGVLISAFWDVPSGPAIVLLATTIFFIAVFFSPKRERRIRLVHSH from the coding sequence ATGTTGGATCTCCTCGCCTACGATTTCATGCAACGCTCACTCCTCGCCGCTGCGATGGTGGGCGGGCTCTGTTCGGTCATCGGCGTATTCGTCGTCCTGCGGGGACTGGCGTTTGTAGGAGCCGGGACGTCACATGCCGCATTTGCGGGCGTGACACTCGGCTACTTGATGGGATGGCCTCCCCTGTTGCTGGCCATTGTGTTCGGTCTTGCGACGGTTTGGATTACTGGTTGGGTTGAAGAACGGGGCAGGATGAAGCTGGATGTTTCGATCGGTATTCTCTATACCACGACAATGGCACTGGGTATTCTCTTCATTGGATTGATGAAAAGCTACAATGCCGAGGTCTACGGGTACTTATTTGGCAGCGTGCTATCGGTCACACCTGAGGAACTAAGCGTCATCGGAGCGTTGACCGTCCTCGTCTTGGGCCTCCTCCTGCTGTTCTCAAAAGAACTCTATTTTATCGCGTTCGACCAAGAGATGGCTGAAGCCTCCGGCGTCCCTGCACGCCAAATCTTTTTCCTCCTCCTGACGTTGGTCGCCTTGACAGTGGTGGTCTCACTGAAAACCGTCGGAGCGATCTTGGTCTTTGCCATGATCCTGATTCCGGCATCGACCGCTTACCAACTCACGCATAGCCTTGCAACACTGACTCTGTATTCCGCAACAATCGGGATATTCACCTCGATTGCTGGTGTCTTGATTTCCGCGTTTTGGGATGTGCCCTCAGGGCCGGCTATTGTCCTCTTAGCGACCACCATATTTTTCATCGCAGTCTTCTTCTCCCCAAAACGCGAGCGTCGGATACGGCTCGTGCATTCCCACTAA
- a CDS encoding metal ABC transporter ATP-binding protein → MGPRIRNDLVVLSRRPPEGASDSVSDPREPIIRFEHASFGFPGLIALKDISLAIYDGEFVGVIGPNGSGKTTLCRAVLGLLAPVEGHLHIFDCACNELRCYHRAKIGYLPQKGVVDRNFPVTVLETVMMGRYGALGLFKRPGKKDRDIAQEALAQVGMDSHKDHSLGHLSGGQQQRVFIARALAQQPKVLILDEPTTGLDITAQHNVIELVQQLHDELKLTVLLITHDINMIRSRVDRLVLLKTRLFAAAPPAEVLKPEILHQVYGKDLVITEKDLVIVEDYHHHH, encoded by the coding sequence ATTGGTCCGCGCATTAGAAACGACCTCGTAGTCTTGAGCAGACGACCCCCAGAAGGAGCTTCGGATTCCGTGTCAGATCCCCGTGAGCCAATCATCCGTTTTGAGCATGCCTCCTTCGGGTTTCCCGGGCTCATCGCCCTCAAAGACATTTCGTTGGCTATCTACGACGGCGAGTTTGTAGGCGTCATCGGCCCAAACGGATCAGGCAAGACGACGTTGTGTCGTGCCGTACTGGGGCTTCTTGCCCCCGTGGAAGGACATCTTCATATCTTCGACTGTGCCTGCAACGAACTCCGCTGCTACCATCGCGCAAAAATTGGCTATCTCCCACAGAAAGGGGTCGTCGATCGGAATTTTCCGGTGACGGTCCTTGAAACAGTGATGATGGGTCGTTACGGAGCGCTGGGCCTATTCAAACGTCCAGGGAAAAAGGATCGTGACATCGCGCAGGAAGCTCTGGCTCAGGTGGGAATGGATTCTCACAAGGATCATTCCCTTGGACACCTATCCGGTGGTCAACAGCAGCGCGTCTTTATTGCGAGAGCCCTGGCACAACAGCCCAAGGTCCTTATATTGGATGAGCCGACGACCGGTCTGGATATTACCGCTCAACACAATGTCATCGAGCTCGTGCAACAGCTGCATGATGAACTCAAATTGACCGTCCTCTTGATTACGCACGACATTAATATGATTCGCTCACGGGTCGATCGATTGGTTCTTCTCAAAACCAGACTCTTCGCCGCCGCCCCCCCCGCAGAGGTCCTCAAGCCGGAGATTCTTCACCAGGTCTATGGCAAAGACTTGGTGATTACAGAGAAAGATCTCGTCATCGTCGAAGATTACCACCATCACCACTAG
- a CDS encoding zinc ABC transporter substrate-binding protein, translated as MVPSPPMFPITHVQKLSSFFLLALLAGFLPPLGTVTEARDPIPIVVTIPVLKDLTEQVGGPHVRVTSLLSGYENEHTYSPKPTDLIAVRKARLLLEIGMGLEVWVSSLVKNAGGQSLRVITTSHGVELIHDDTDAHEGTPHDGKAGNPHVWLDPENVTIMLRHITDALIEVDPSHTTEFRTNQAAYLQRLGQVQQELSARIQRLSDRRFIAHHPAWPYLAKRFSLDIVGTIHMQSGTEPSALHLQALIQKMRRDHIKVIVSEVQLSRRLPELLARETKAHVVVLTTMPGGLEGTATYLDMLRYNVLQLVRALETTS; from the coding sequence ATGGTACCGTCCCCGCCGATGTTTCCTATCACGCATGTGCAGAAGTTATCTTCTTTCTTTCTCCTCGCCCTGTTAGCTGGTTTCCTTCCACCTCTTGGCACCGTGACGGAAGCTCGCGACCCGATTCCGATTGTGGTCACCATTCCTGTGCTGAAGGATTTGACAGAGCAGGTCGGTGGCCCCCATGTACGAGTCACATCGTTGTTGAGCGGCTATGAAAATGAGCATACCTATTCTCCCAAACCCACCGATCTGATCGCAGTCCGGAAGGCCAGACTGTTACTGGAGATCGGCATGGGACTTGAGGTGTGGGTTTCATCGCTGGTGAAGAACGCGGGTGGCCAATCGTTACGTGTGATTACGACCTCTCACGGCGTCGAGCTGATTCACGACGATACGGATGCGCATGAAGGGACACCTCACGACGGGAAAGCCGGGAATCCGCATGTCTGGCTGGACCCTGAAAATGTCACCATCATGCTGCGCCATATCACCGACGCTCTCATTGAAGTGGACCCAAGTCATACAACGGAATTCCGAACCAATCAAGCGGCCTATCTTCAACGGCTTGGTCAGGTGCAACAGGAACTCTCCGCGCGTATCCAGCGGCTCTCCGACCGGCGATTCATTGCCCATCATCCAGCGTGGCCCTATTTGGCAAAGCGATTCAGCCTCGACATTGTTGGCACGATCCACATGCAGTCCGGCACAGAGCCCTCCGCCCTTCATCTGCAAGCGCTCATCCAGAAGATGAGACGGGACCATATCAAGGTGATCGTATCCGAGGTTCAACTCAGTCGGCGACTTCCGGAGCTACTGGCGAGGGAAACCAAGGCCCACGTCGTCGTCTTGACCACGATGCCAGGCGGTTTGGAGGGAACGGCGACCTACCTCGACATGCTTCGCTATAATGTGCTCCAATTGGTCCGCGCATTAGAAACGACCTCGTAG
- a CDS encoding anhydro-N-acetylmuramic acid kinase — translation MNVVGLMSGTSADGVDAALVTIVRQKGGLRVEMIAFHSLSYPRSLQQRILSASVSGTVTDICHLNALLGEWFADAALGVIRSAQLSPEDVDLIGSHGQTVQHLPHGIKDAGVGAIRSTLQIAEPAVIAERTGITTVANFRPRDIAAGGQGAPLTPGVHALLFRHPRRARLIVNLGGISNVTYLPKGSGSAELAAFDTGPANMVLDGLMSRITNGRASMDREGRLAEKGQVNSRLLAKLLAHPYLSQAPPKSTGREAFGTKMLDELLNWQYTRRLSVEDLLATCSRWTAWGGAVSGTGRSWDI, via the coding sequence ATGAACGTTGTCGGATTGATGTCAGGAACTTCAGCCGACGGAGTCGATGCAGCGCTGGTGACCATTGTCCGCCAGAAAGGCGGTCTCAGAGTCGAGATGATTGCGTTTCATTCACTTTCCTATCCGCGTTCGCTGCAGCAGCGCATTCTCTCTGCCTCAGTGTCGGGAACGGTGACGGATATTTGCCACTTGAATGCGCTCTTAGGTGAATGGTTCGCCGACGCTGCCTTAGGAGTCATTCGGTCAGCTCAACTGTCGCCAGAGGACGTAGATCTCATTGGATCTCACGGCCAAACTGTGCAGCACCTGCCGCATGGCATCAAAGATGCCGGTGTCGGCGCCATACGGTCGACACTGCAAATCGCTGAGCCAGCCGTCATTGCCGAACGCACAGGGATTACCACGGTGGCCAATTTTCGGCCACGCGATATCGCGGCTGGCGGACAGGGAGCACCGTTGACCCCGGGGGTCCACGCGCTGCTGTTTCGGCATCCGCGCCGCGCGCGGTTGATCGTGAATCTTGGCGGCATCAGCAACGTGACCTATCTTCCCAAGGGCTCAGGCTCTGCGGAACTCGCCGCATTTGATACGGGCCCGGCAAATATGGTGCTCGATGGGCTCATGTCTCGCATCACGAATGGTCGGGCTTCGATGGACCGTGAGGGGCGATTGGCGGAAAAAGGCCAGGTCAATTCGAGACTATTAGCCAAACTTCTCGCTCATCCCTATCTCTCTCAGGCGCCGCCAAAATCGACCGGTCGTGAAGCATTCGGCACAAAGATGCTAGACGAATTGCTCAATTGGCAATACACACGCCGGTTATCGGTTGAAGATCTTCTGGCCACCTGTAGCCGTTGGACTGCGTGGGGGGGGGCGGTGTCCGGAACCGGGCGATCATGGGACATTTAA
- a CDS encoding DUF2726 domain-containing protein: MRLLLVGTVIMGIIMLWRYLRKTRRRKKRTTPFAIPSGVTIEPTRLLEEEEIALYSLLQMAVQERYLVFSQVPLWSFVEVEAEAPVRSNLLREIALKRVDFVLVHPGSCRVEHVVQIERESSPLHQAERQHVIESVLNAAGIRLTTLQPKKRHTLPDLTTRLGITAEE; the protein is encoded by the coding sequence ATGAGACTTCTTCTGGTTGGTACGGTCATTATGGGGATCATCATGCTGTGGCGTTATCTAAGGAAGACACGACGGAGGAAGAAGCGGACAACGCCATTTGCCATTCCTTCCGGCGTGACCATTGAGCCTACCCGATTACTCGAGGAAGAAGAAATTGCGTTGTATAGCCTCCTGCAAATGGCTGTCCAAGAGCGCTACCTTGTCTTTAGTCAGGTGCCACTCTGGTCCTTCGTCGAGGTCGAAGCGGAGGCACCAGTGCGTTCCAATCTTCTTCGAGAGATTGCACTCAAGCGAGTCGATTTTGTCTTGGTCCATCCTGGGTCATGTCGCGTCGAACATGTTGTCCAGATCGAGCGTGAATCTTCACCACTGCATCAGGCCGAACGCCAGCACGTCATCGAGTCGGTGCTGAACGCAGCGGGGATCAGGCTGACAACGTTGCAGCCAAAGAAACGCCACACGCTGCCTGATCTGACCACTCGATTGGGGATCACTGCAGAGGAGTGA
- the ybgF gene encoding tol-pal system protein YbgF — MREWKEPWHTDCVPKPLDCRLIRWRPIMPQKCLGILILLFMFFSVGESLAAPTQRQDTTRRLYDRVMDEFKHRDYKAAMAGFQLFIELHSESALAANAQYWIGECQYRMGRYRDALKSFNEVVSNYPLSPKLAASTLKLGQTYTKLGDHETARLMFDRVVDQYPDSSEAELARKAIEATAPAEDSTNQSP, encoded by the coding sequence ATGCGTGAATGGAAGGAGCCCTGGCATACCGATTGCGTGCCTAAGCCTCTTGACTGCCGCTTGATCAGATGGAGGCCTATTATGCCCCAGAAATGTCTCGGAATTCTCATCCTCCTATTCATGTTCTTCTCGGTGGGCGAGTCCCTAGCTGCTCCTACTCAACGGCAGGATACGACCCGCCGATTATATGATCGCGTCATGGATGAATTTAAGCACCGCGACTACAAAGCAGCCATGGCAGGTTTCCAACTCTTCATCGAACTGCATAGCGAATCCGCCTTAGCCGCCAATGCGCAATATTGGATCGGGGAATGTCAATATCGGATGGGACGATATCGAGATGCGCTCAAGTCGTTCAATGAGGTCGTGTCAAATTACCCACTCAGCCCTAAGTTGGCAGCTTCCACGCTGAAGCTCGGCCAGACATACACCAAACTAGGGGATCATGAGACGGCACGACTGATGTTTGACCGGGTGGTGGACCAATACCCGGATAGCTCTGAAGCAGAACTCGCGCGCAAGGCCATCGAGGCTACGGCACCCGCCGAAGACTCGACAAATCAATCTCCGTAG
- a CDS encoding GGDEF domain-containing response regulator, whose amino-acid sequence MIKILLVEDNDVDARLTQDILSEWGMEEFEIIHVTRLSDAVTRLARIRFDAVLLDLSLPDGYGLSTVRQMQAANPTIAIIVLSGLNDQTLALQALRNGAQDYLVKGQGPSELLARSIRYAIERKRAEERLTYLAQYDQLTGLVNRTLFRDRLIQAMARSKRLQQPLGLMLLDLDHFKPVNDTMGHNVGDQLLKCVAERLHECVREVDTVARMGGDEFTIILEGLTCEEDITLVAQRITTSVAEPFHLEEHKALIGISIGITVYPTDDHEVDELLKHADAAMYRAKQQGGSSFQFHIPADSPSSTRLN is encoded by the coding sequence ATGATCAAGATCCTATTAGTCGAAGACAACGACGTTGATGCACGCCTGACTCAAGATATTCTATCGGAATGGGGCATGGAAGAATTCGAGATCATCCATGTGACCCGCCTGAGCGACGCTGTCACCCGCCTCGCGCGCATACGTTTTGACGCCGTCCTTCTCGACCTATCACTCCCGGACGGTTATGGGCTCTCAACCGTGCGTCAAATGCAAGCCGCGAATCCGACGATTGCCATCATTGTGCTCAGTGGGCTCAATGATCAAACGCTCGCGCTACAGGCTCTCCGGAATGGAGCACAGGATTACCTCGTCAAGGGACAAGGGCCGTCGGAGCTATTGGCTCGCTCAATCCGCTATGCCATTGAGCGAAAACGGGCTGAAGAGCGGCTGACCTACCTGGCCCAATATGATCAGCTGACGGGCCTTGTGAACCGCACATTGTTTCGTGATCGCCTGATCCAAGCCATGGCGCGTAGTAAACGGCTTCAACAGCCTCTCGGTCTCATGTTACTCGACCTGGATCATTTCAAACCTGTGAACGATACCATGGGTCACAATGTCGGTGACCAGCTATTAAAGTGCGTTGCTGAACGACTCCACGAGTGTGTGCGCGAAGTGGACACGGTCGCCCGCATGGGAGGAGATGAGTTCACGATTATCCTTGAAGGCTTGACGTGCGAAGAGGATATCACGCTTGTCGCACAGCGAATCACTACGTCAGTGGCGGAACCGTTCCACCTTGAGGAACACAAGGCGTTGATCGGCATCAGTATCGGGATTACCGTCTATCCGACCGATGATCACGAAGTCGATGAGCTTTTGAAACATGCCGATGCGGCCATGTATCGGGCCAAACAACAAGGGGGAAGTTCGTTTCAGTTTCACATTCCCGCTGATTCGCCTTCCTCCACCCGCTTAAATTAA